The window TCAGCGCCGCGCTCTGAGAGCGGTCGGCCGTTCTCAGCGCGCCTGACGACTCGAACAAGAGACGAGGGTGGAACCCCGGGGTGCGGGGCAGCCCATGTCGATGGAAAAACGTATTTCCTCGCGCTTCTAGAGCTCGTCGACCAGATCCTCCCAGGCGAGCGCGCGGACACCGGGCGCCAGCGCCTGGGTCGAGGTTCCCGCCTTCGGTCGCTGGTGCACGAGCAGCATTCGGGCGCCACCTGCCGGCGCGCCGCGGCGCTTGCGAAATGCCGCGCCGAGCCGTTGCAGCGCTGACGCCATTGCCGGAACAACTGTCTTGCCCGCCTTGCACTCGACGAGCGTGATGCGGCCGGCGCGGCCCGGCACGATGAAGTCGACCTCCAGACCCTGCTCGTCCCGAAAGTAGTAGAGCTCGCGCCGGCGCGCGTGATTGACCTGATGCTTCACGATCTCAGAGGCGACGAAGCCCTCGAAGAGCGCGCCGAGGAACGGCGACTTCGCGAGCTCGCGCGCCGTCTCGATCCCGAGCAGATGGCAGGCGAGGCCCGAGTCGGCGATGAACACCTTGGGCGATTTGATGAGTCGCTTGCCCAGGTTCTCGTAGAACGGCGGGACGATCAGGATCTGCGCGGTCGTCTCGAGCACGCCGAGCCATTGGCCGACCGTGGGGACGCTGACCCCGAGCGGCGCTGCGATGTCACTCTTGTTCAGAACCTGGCCGTGTCGCGCTGCGAGCAGGGAGAGGAAGCGCCGGAAGGTCGAGAGATCCCGCACCGCTGTCACCGCCCGCACGTCTCGCTCGAGGTACGTCTGCACGTACGAGCTGAACCACAGTCCCGCTCGTGCCGGGCTCGAAACCGCCTCGGGATAGCCGCCTTGTAGGAGCGTCACGCGGGGCGACTCGCGCGCCGAGAGCGGCAGCAGCTGCAGCACCGCGGCGCGGCCGGCCATCGACTCCGTCACGCCTTGCATCAGCGGCGCCTCCTGCGAGCCGGTGAGAAGCCACTGTCCTTTGCGACCCGGGCTGCGATCGATCCGCGTGCGCACGTACGAGAACACCTCCGGCACGTTCTGCACTTCGTCGAGGATCGCAGGCGTCCGCACCGCGTCGAGAAAGCCCTGCGGATCCGAGCGCAGCCGCGCGACGACGTCCGGGTCCTCGAGAAGGAAGTAGCTGGCGCGCGGGAAGAGCCTGCGGAGCAACGACGTCTTCCCGGCGCGCCGCGGTCCGGTGAGCACGAGCGCCGGAAACGCCTTCAGGGCGCGCCGGAGCTCGGGAGCGAGATCTCGAGGGGCGAATCGCATGTTTGAGGAATCTAAAGTTGCGCTTTAGAAAACTCAAGGTGTCGGAGAGGGCTAGCGGCTGACGGGCCAGGTCCCGACACGCGGCGGACCGGCTGCGCGGCGGCATGAGACAGCTTCGATTCACGTGCCCGCGAGGCTGCGGTGCTGATCGAGCAGATCTCGGCCGAGGTCTCCGCGAGCGGCTATCTGGTTCGGGTCGCCCCGTAGAGCTTGCCGAGCCTCGAGAAGTCGAGCGAGTGCAGCGCGAGGGCGCCGAGTCCGAGCAGCAGCAGCACGGCGGGGCCGGGCTCCGGGACTGGGCAGCCGGTCGTCGGGATCGGGTCGGGATACTCGCCGTAGACAAATGAGTAAGAACCGAAGGTGAAGCCCGCGCTGCATGGGTCCGGGACCCCGGCCGCGTTCGATCTTTGCGTGAACGCAGTCGTCGAGACGACCAGCTGGTCGTGCGCCGCATTCAGCACCCAGAGGCCGAGCCCCAGCGCATTCGTCGGCGTGCTGTCCGTGATCCAGTTCCAGTACGGGTCCAGAGGGATCGGCACACCGGGATGCAAGATCATGCCGCAATTGGCGCCCGTGCAGTTGATCGTGCCCTCGGTCGTGTAGTCCGCGAGGGTCGCCCACAGAATGACGTCGCGGTCGAGCGTCCCGGTGGCTCCGGGAGCGACGGTCGTCGTGAAGCTGGTCTCCAGCACGATCGTTCCGAAGACGAGCGGAGTTACGGCATGGATGCCGAGCGTCCCGCCGAGCATCGTCACAGTGTTGCCCGTGATGTCGATCGCGAGCGAGCTCCCCGGCTCGAACGCGTAGCGAAAGCAGCCCCCGTAGGAAGGTGTGCTCATGCCCACGCATGGGCCCCCGTTCGTCGGGGGCCCCGGGATCGACGCATTGGCGTCCGTGCTCCGGGACCACCAGCCGACGACGCCCGTCAGGTCGAACGTGACCGGCGCGGCCAGAGAGACCGAGCCAAGACCGAGTGAGCCTGCGATTGCGAGCGCGACGACCAGGAAGCGAGTCATCTTCCCTCCGGCTTGTCCCCGAAAGGCAGGTGGTCGCGGGCGATTGCGCCGTGGCGATCTCCGGAAATCCTTCACTTTTCGGTGTCGGGTGGTCGCGACCTGCCCGGCCCGCGGCTTCCGGGGCCAGTTGCCGGTCGGCCACGCCGTGCAGAGGGCGGCTTCGCCCGGGGGGCGGGAATGCCGCTAAGATAGAGGCCAGGATGAGCCCCACCGAGCTCGTTACGGAGCTGACGCGTCGCGCCAAGGCCGCCTCGGAGCGGGTGGCGGAGCTTGCGAGCGATCCGAAGGACGCCGCGCTGCGGCTCGCGGCCGACCGGCTCGAGGCGTCGTCCGCCGCGATCGTTCGCGAGAACGCGCGCGACCTCGAGGCAGGCCGCGCTCGCGGGCTCGACGCGGCCATGCTCGACCGGCTCGCGCTCGACGCCGGGCGGATCGCAGCGATCGCAAACGGGCTGCGCGAGGTCGCGGCGCTTCCCGATCCGGTCGGCGAGGTGACGCGGATGTGGAACCGGCCGAGCGGCCTGCAGGTCGGGCGGATGCGGATTCCGCTCGGCGTGATCCTGGTGATCTACGAGTCGCGCCCGAACGTGACGGCCGACGTCGCGGCGCTGTGCCTGAAGAGCGGCAACGCGACGATCCTGCGCGGCGGTTCGGAGGCGATCCACTCCAACCGCGCCCTCGCCGGCGTGCTGCGCGGCGCGTTCGCCGAGGCGGGCGTGCCCGAGGATGCGCTGCAGCTGGTGCCGACCACGGAGCGCGAGATCGTCGACGCGCTGCTCGAGCGCGAGGGCGAGATCGACCTGGTGATCCCGCGCGGGGGCGAGAGCCTGATCCGGCGCGTCGCCGAGAAGTCGCGCATTCCGGTGATCAAGCACTACAACGGCATCTGCCACGTCTACCTGGACGAGTTCGCCGAGCCCAAGATGGCGCGAGAGATCGCGCTGAACTCGAAGTGCCAGCGCGTCTCGGTCTGCAACGCGGCGGAGACGCTGCTGATCCACGCGAAGCTCGCGAAGACCGTGCTGCCCGACGTGCTGGGCGCGCTGGCCGCGCACGGCGTCGAGCTTCGCGCCTGCGAGCGCACGCGCGCGGAGTTCCCGTCGGCGCGCGCGGCGAGCGAGCAGGACTACCGGACCGAGTGGCTGGCCAGGACGATGTCGGTGCGAATGGTCGACTCGCTCGACCAGGCGATCGACCACATCCGCCGCTACGGCTCCAATCACACCGAGACGATCGTCACGCAGGACGTGACGCGCGCGCGGGCCTTCCTGCGCCGCGTGAACTCGAGCTCGGTGTTCGTGAACGCGAGCACGCGCTTCGCGGACGGATTCCAGCTCGGTCTGGGCGCCGAGGTCGGCGTCTCGACCACGAAGATGCACTGGTACGGCCCGATGGGCCTGGAGGGACTCACCACGCAGAAGTTCATCGCGTACGGTGAGGGAACGATCCTCGAGTGAAGCTCGGCGTTCTCGGCGGAACCTTCAATCCGATCCATCTTGCGCATCTCCGGCTCGCCGAGGAGATGCGCGAGGCGCTCTCGCTAGAGCGGGTCCTGCTCGTGCCTGCCGGCGATCCGCCGCTGAAGCGCGCGGAAATCGCGCCGGCGGCGCAGCGGCTCGAGATGGTCCGCCGCGCCTGCTCCGGAAATCCTGCGCTCGAGGTCTGCGACCTCGAGCTGCTCCGCGCCGGGCCGAGCTACAGCGTCGACACGCTGGCCGAGCTTCGCGCGCGGACGCCCGCCGCCGAGCTCTGGTTCATCGTCGGCGCGGACACGCTGGCCGATCTCGAGAGCTGGCGCGAGCCGGAGCGGCTCTTCACGCTGGCCCACTTCGCCGTGGCGACGCGGCCGGGGCACGCGCAGCGGCTTCGCGACCTGCTGCCGGCAACGCTCTTGCGCGCGTTTCGCGACGGGCCAGACGGCTTGGTCCACGAGTGCGGAAGCGAGCTGCGCGCGGTTCCGTTCACCCCGCTTTCGATTTCGGCGTCCGACATCCGCCGGCGGGTCGCCCGCGGAGCTTCGATCCGGTACCTCGTCCCCGACGAGGTGCTCGAGTACGTCCGGAAGCATCAACTCTATCGAGAGAAGGAGGACGATTGACGGCACGACAGCTGGCCCTGCGACTCGCCTCGGCGCTCGACGACAAGAAAGGCTTGGAGGTGCGCGTGCTCGATCTGCGCGGTGTCTGCGGCTTCGCGGACTACTTCGTGCTCGCGACGGGCACGTCCGCCCGCCACGTCCGCACGCTCGCGGAGGCGGCGATCGACGCCGCGCTGCAGAGCGGCGCGAAGCCGCGCGGCATCGAGGGCAAGCCGATCGGCACCTGGGTCCTGGTCGACCTGGGCGACGTTGTGGTGCACGTCTTCCAGGAGGAGCAGCGCGAGTTCTTCGGCCTGGAGCGGCTCTGGGGCGACGCCGAGGAGCTCCCCGTCGAGCACGCGGCCGGAGCTGCGCTGTGAGCGCGACCGGCCCCGTCGTGCTGGTCGTACTCGACGGCTTCGGCCTGGGCCATGGCGGCCCCGGCGACGCCACCGAGCTCGCGAACGCGCCGTTCTTCGCGAAGCTTCGCGCGAATTGTCCGAGCGCGCGGATCGAGACCTCGGGGGCGGCGGTCGGCCTTCCCGACGGGCAGATGGGCAACTCCGAGGTCGGCCACATGACGCTGGGCGCGGGCCGGATCATCGACATGGACATCGTGCGCATCAAGAAGGCGATCGACGCCGGCGAGCTCGCGGGGCTGTCGGCGATCCAGCAGGTGCTCGCGGCGGCCGAGCGCGCCGGGCGCGCCTTGCACCTGATGGGGCTCGTCTCCGACGGCGGCGTGCACAGCTCGCTCGAGCACGTGTACGGAATCCTGCGGCTTCTCGCCGAGCGGAGGATCCGGCCGATCCTGCACGCGTTCACCGACGGGCGCGACACCGCCCCGCGTTGCGCACGCGACTTCGTGGCACCGCTCGAGGCGCGCTGCCGCGAGCTCGGCGGCTGCATCGCCACGCTCTCCGGTCGCTACTGGGCGATGGACCGCGACAAGCGCTGGG is drawn from Deltaproteobacteria bacterium and contains these coding sequences:
- a CDS encoding ATP-binding protein; amino-acid sequence: MRFAPRDLAPELRRALKAFPALVLTGPRRAGKTSLLRRLFPRASYFLLEDPDVVARLRSDPQGFLDAVRTPAILDEVQNVPEVFSYVRTRIDRSPGRKGQWLLTGSQEAPLMQGVTESMAGRAAVLQLLPLSARESPRVTLLQGGYPEAVSSPARAGLWFSSYVQTYLERDVRAVTAVRDLSTFRRFLSLLAARHGQVLNKSDIAAPLGVSVPTVGQWLGVLETTAQILIVPPFYENLGKRLIKSPKVFIADSGLACHLLGIETARELAKSPFLGALFEGFVASEIVKHQVNHARRRELYYFRDEQGLEVDFIVPGRAGRITLVECKAGKTVVPAMASALQRLGAAFRKRRGAPAGGARMLLVHQRPKAGTSTQALAPGVRALAWEDLVDEL
- a CDS encoding nicotinate-nucleotide adenylyltransferase, whose amino-acid sequence is MKLGVLGGTFNPIHLAHLRLAEEMREALSLERVLLVPAGDPPLKRAEIAPAAQRLEMVRRACSGNPALEVCDLELLRAGPSYSVDTLAELRARTPAAELWFIVGADTLADLESWREPERLFTLAHFAVATRPGHAQRLRDLLPATLLRAFRDGPDGLVHECGSELRAVPFTPLSISASDIRRRVARGASIRYLVPDEVLEYVRKHQLYREKEDD
- a CDS encoding glutamate-5-semialdehyde dehydrogenase, which encodes MSPTELVTELTRRAKAASERVAELASDPKDAALRLAADRLEASSAAIVRENARDLEAGRARGLDAAMLDRLALDAGRIAAIANGLREVAALPDPVGEVTRMWNRPSGLQVGRMRIPLGVILVIYESRPNVTADVAALCLKSGNATILRGGSEAIHSNRALAGVLRGAFAEAGVPEDALQLVPTTEREIVDALLEREGEIDLVIPRGGESLIRRVAEKSRIPVIKHYNGICHVYLDEFAEPKMAREIALNSKCQRVSVCNAAETLLIHAKLAKTVLPDVLGALAAHGVELRACERTRAEFPSARAASEQDYRTEWLARTMSVRMVDSLDQAIDHIRRYGSNHTETIVTQDVTRARAFLRRVNSSSVFVNASTRFADGFQLGLGAEVGVSTTKMHWYGPMGLEGLTTQKFIAYGEGTILE
- the rsfS gene encoding ribosome silencing factor; the protein is MALRLASALDDKKGLEVRVLDLRGVCGFADYFVLATGTSARHVRTLAEAAIDAALQSGAKPRGIEGKPIGTWVLVDLGDVVVHVFQEEQREFFGLERLWGDAEELPVEHAAGAAL